The following proteins come from a genomic window of Anticarsia gemmatalis isolate Benzon Research Colony breed Stoneville strain chromosome 25, ilAntGemm2 primary, whole genome shotgun sequence:
- the Pur-alpha gene encoding purine-rich binding protein-alpha isoform X4 yields the protein MAEYHGQGMDAGGNNFDSGQQPQEQELATKMLQIQSKRFYLDVKQNRRGRFIKVAEIGADGRRSQIFLAMSTAAEFRDHLSSFSDFYSSLGPPNPDNVPDDGKLKSEMMLKDNRRYYLDLKENSRGRFLRVSQTITRGGPRSQVALPAQGMIEFRDALTDLLDDFGTDDGGFKGELPEGRHLRVDNKNFYFDIGQNNRGIYMKVSECGTWSPLQVKSNFRTAITVPEKCWTRFRDILADYCDKMCRAHQPQDSHQGGAGSSGGSGAGPAPADRAAPRPLDLDTFTGSAPNRI from the exons AATATCATGGTCAAGGAATGGACGCGGGCGGGAACAATTTTGACTCCG GTCAGCAGCCACAGGAGCAGGAGTTGGCGACGAAGATGCTGCAGATCCAGTCCAAGCGGTTCTACCTGGACGTGAAGCAGAACCGCCGCGGCAGATTCATCAAGGTCGCAGAG ATCGGTGCAGACGGGCGGCGCAGTCAGATCTTCCTGGCGATGTCGACGGCGGCGGAGTTCCGCGACCACCTGTCCAGCTTCAGCGACTTCTACTCGTCGCTGGGCCCGCCTAACCCCGACAACGTGCCCGACGACGGCAAACTCAAGTCAGAAATGATGCTCAAG GACAACCGGCGGTACTACCTGGACCTGAAGGAGAACTCCCGCGGGCGCTTCCTGCGCGTGTCGCAGACCATCACGCGCGGCGGGCCCCGCTCGCAGGTGGCGCTGCCGGCGCAGGGCATGATCGAGTTCCGCGACGCGCTCACCGACCTGCTCGACGACTTCGGCACCGACGACGGCGG CTTCAAAGGCGAGCTGCCCGAGGGCCGGCACTTGCGCGTCGATAACAAGAACTTCTACTTCGACATCGGACAGAACAACCGCGGGATCTACATGAAAGTTAGCGAG TGCGGTACATGGTCGCCGTTGCAGGTGAAGAGCAACTTCCGCACGGCCATCACGGTGCCCGAGAAGTGCTGGACGCGCTTCCGGGACATCCTCGCCGACTACTGCGACAAGATGTGCCGCGCGCACCAGCCCCAGGACTCGCACCAG GGAGGCGCGGGCAGCTCGGGGGGCAGCGGCGCCGGGCCCGCGCCCGCcgaccgcgccgcgccgcgcccgctaGACCTA GACACATTCACGGGCAGCGCGCCGAACCGGATTTGA
- the LOC142983809 gene encoding uncharacterized protein LOC142983809: MSFSDEDCETLIELIRQHPPLYNAQLDSYRDENLKDNIWKSIAESINKTDSECRKKWKLIRDSYNRYKRKQKQSTGSAAPAKNSKWQFYERLRFLENTPSERQSCTSVEQEQQSSASVEEEVTNTSPGVEHEDTPHEAADTSVHNTPSKELPGTSKSTQERSNIPLNNSYEKSTSKNTKRKRQKEDEFIKFMKDRQENRNRQLESLKSQEPVDDISTFTKHIEMMLRKLSARSRAMAKTEIFNIVSKYEIGDIEGQTERPYTDSSYQLSYNSNSSYNSYSPISAASEHQTQTGLIDLTSRQSLNISSEPFLNNYGEIDQNNLDELANLP; the protein is encoded by the exons atgagtttttctgACGAAGACTGTGAGACTCTGATTGAACTTATCAGGCAGCACCCTCCGCTATACAATGCACAACTAGACTCCTACAGAGACGAAAATTTGAAGGACAATATTTGGAAAAGCATAGCTgaaagcataaataaaacag attcGGAATGCCGTAAAAAATGGAAACTGATCAGGGACTCCTACAACAGATATAAgcgcaaacaaaaacaatcgacGGGATCTGCAGCACCAGCTAAAAATTCAAAGTGGCAGTTTTATGAACGcttaagatttttagaaaacacACCATCAGAACGGCAAAGCTGCACCAGTGTAGAACAAGAACAGCAAAGCTCCGCCAGTGTAGAAGAAGAAGTTACTAATACCTCCCCAGGAGTAGAACATGAAGATACTCCTCACGAAGCCGCAGACACGTCAGTACATAACACTCCTTCAAAGGAGTTACCAGGCACTTCTAAATCTACACAAGAGAGATCTAATATACCACTAAATAACAGTTATGAAAAATCAACCTCCAAAAATACAAAGAGAAAGAGACAAAAAGAAGAtgaattcataaaatttatgaagGACAGACAGGAAAACCGAAATAGACAGCTGGAGTCATTAAAATCTCAAGAACCAGTTGATGATATATcgacatttacaaaacatattgaaatGATGCTAAGAAAATTGAGTGCACGTTCAAGAGCCATGGCAAAAacggaaatatttaatattgtctcGAAGTATGAGATCGGAGATATCGAAGGTCAAACTGAACGCCCCTATACTGATTCATCATACCAGTTATCATATAATTCAAATTCATCATACAATTCATATTCTCCGATAAGTGCAGCATCAGAACACCAAACACAGACTGGATTGATTGATTTAACATCTCGCCAATCACTAAATATTTCGAGTGAACCATTTCTAAACAATTACGGTGAAATCGACCAGAATAATTTAGATGAATTGGCAAACTTACCTTAA
- the Pur-alpha gene encoding purine-rich binding protein-alpha isoform X8: MSDIGSGDEGISSQKYHGQGMDAGGNNFDSGQQPQEQELATKMLQIQSKRFYLDVKQNRRGRFIKVAEIGADGRRSQIFLAMSTAAEFRDHLSSFSDFYSSLGPPNPDNVPDDGKLKSEMMLKDNRRYYLDLKENSRGRFLRVSQTITRGGPRSQVALPAQGMIEFRDALTDLLDDFGTDDGGFKGELPEGRHLRVDNKNFYFDIGQNNRGIYMKVSECGTWSPLQVKSNFRTAITVPEKCWTRFRDILADYCDKMCRAHQPQDSHQDTFTGSAPNRI, encoded by the exons AATATCATGGTCAAGGAATGGACGCGGGCGGGAACAATTTTGACTCCG GTCAGCAGCCACAGGAGCAGGAGTTGGCGACGAAGATGCTGCAGATCCAGTCCAAGCGGTTCTACCTGGACGTGAAGCAGAACCGCCGCGGCAGATTCATCAAGGTCGCAGAG ATCGGTGCAGACGGGCGGCGCAGTCAGATCTTCCTGGCGATGTCGACGGCGGCGGAGTTCCGCGACCACCTGTCCAGCTTCAGCGACTTCTACTCGTCGCTGGGCCCGCCTAACCCCGACAACGTGCCCGACGACGGCAAACTCAAGTCAGAAATGATGCTCAAG GACAACCGGCGGTACTACCTGGACCTGAAGGAGAACTCCCGCGGGCGCTTCCTGCGCGTGTCGCAGACCATCACGCGCGGCGGGCCCCGCTCGCAGGTGGCGCTGCCGGCGCAGGGCATGATCGAGTTCCGCGACGCGCTCACCGACCTGCTCGACGACTTCGGCACCGACGACGGCGG CTTCAAAGGCGAGCTGCCCGAGGGCCGGCACTTGCGCGTCGATAACAAGAACTTCTACTTCGACATCGGACAGAACAACCGCGGGATCTACATGAAAGTTAGCGAG TGCGGTACATGGTCGCCGTTGCAGGTGAAGAGCAACTTCCGCACGGCCATCACGGTGCCCGAGAAGTGCTGGACGCGCTTCCGGGACATCCTCGCCGACTACTGCGACAAGATGTGCCGCGCGCACCAGCCCCAGGACTCGCACCAG GACACATTCACGGGCAGCGCGCCGAACCGGATTTGA
- the Pur-alpha gene encoding purine-rich binding protein-alpha isoform X3: MSDIGSGDEGISSQKYHGQGMDAGGNNFDSGQQPQEQELATKMLQIQSKRFYLDVKQNRRGRFIKVAEIGADGRRSQIFLAMSTAAEFRDHLSSFSDFYSSLGPPNPDNVPDDGKLKSEMMLKDNRRYYLDLKENSRGRFLRVSQTITRGGPRSQVALPAQGMIEFRDALTDLLDDFGTDDGGFKGELPEGRHLRVDNKNFYFDIGQNNRGIYMKVSEVKSNFRTAITVPEKCWTRFRDILADYCDKMCRAHQPQDSHQGGAGSSGGSGAGPAPADRAAPRPLDLDTFTGSAPNRI, translated from the exons AATATCATGGTCAAGGAATGGACGCGGGCGGGAACAATTTTGACTCCG GTCAGCAGCCACAGGAGCAGGAGTTGGCGACGAAGATGCTGCAGATCCAGTCCAAGCGGTTCTACCTGGACGTGAAGCAGAACCGCCGCGGCAGATTCATCAAGGTCGCAGAG ATCGGTGCAGACGGGCGGCGCAGTCAGATCTTCCTGGCGATGTCGACGGCGGCGGAGTTCCGCGACCACCTGTCCAGCTTCAGCGACTTCTACTCGTCGCTGGGCCCGCCTAACCCCGACAACGTGCCCGACGACGGCAAACTCAAGTCAGAAATGATGCTCAAG GACAACCGGCGGTACTACCTGGACCTGAAGGAGAACTCCCGCGGGCGCTTCCTGCGCGTGTCGCAGACCATCACGCGCGGCGGGCCCCGCTCGCAGGTGGCGCTGCCGGCGCAGGGCATGATCGAGTTCCGCGACGCGCTCACCGACCTGCTCGACGACTTCGGCACCGACGACGGCGG CTTCAAAGGCGAGCTGCCCGAGGGCCGGCACTTGCGCGTCGATAACAAGAACTTCTACTTCGACATCGGACAGAACAACCGCGGGATCTACATGAAAGTTAGCGAG GTGAAGAGCAACTTCCGCACGGCCATCACGGTGCCCGAGAAGTGCTGGACGCGCTTCCGGGACATCCTCGCCGACTACTGCGACAAGATGTGCCGCGCGCACCAGCCCCAGGACTCGCACCAG GGAGGCGCGGGCAGCTCGGGGGGCAGCGGCGCCGGGCCCGCGCCCGCcgaccgcgccgcgccgcgcccgctaGACCTA GACACATTCACGGGCAGCGCGCCGAACCGGATTTGA
- the Pur-alpha gene encoding purine-rich binding protein-alpha isoform X6, giving the protein MTEYHGQGMDAGGNNFDSGQQPQEQELATKMLQIQSKRFYLDVKQNRRGRFIKVAEIGADGRRSQIFLAMSTAAEFRDHLSSFSDFYSSLGPPNPDNVPDDGKLKSEMMLKDNRRYYLDLKENSRGRFLRVSQTITRGGPRSQVALPAQGMIEFRDALTDLLDDFGTDDGGFKGELPEGRHLRVDNKNFYFDIGQNNRGIYMKVSECGTWSPLQVKSNFRTAITVPEKCWTRFRDILADYCDKMCRAHQPQDSHQGGAGSSGGSGAGPAPADRAAPRPLDLDTFTGSAPNRI; this is encoded by the exons AATATCATGGTCAAGGAATGGACGCGGGCGGGAACAATTTTGACTCCG GTCAGCAGCCACAGGAGCAGGAGTTGGCGACGAAGATGCTGCAGATCCAGTCCAAGCGGTTCTACCTGGACGTGAAGCAGAACCGCCGCGGCAGATTCATCAAGGTCGCAGAG ATCGGTGCAGACGGGCGGCGCAGTCAGATCTTCCTGGCGATGTCGACGGCGGCGGAGTTCCGCGACCACCTGTCCAGCTTCAGCGACTTCTACTCGTCGCTGGGCCCGCCTAACCCCGACAACGTGCCCGACGACGGCAAACTCAAGTCAGAAATGATGCTCAAG GACAACCGGCGGTACTACCTGGACCTGAAGGAGAACTCCCGCGGGCGCTTCCTGCGCGTGTCGCAGACCATCACGCGCGGCGGGCCCCGCTCGCAGGTGGCGCTGCCGGCGCAGGGCATGATCGAGTTCCGCGACGCGCTCACCGACCTGCTCGACGACTTCGGCACCGACGACGGCGG CTTCAAAGGCGAGCTGCCCGAGGGCCGGCACTTGCGCGTCGATAACAAGAACTTCTACTTCGACATCGGACAGAACAACCGCGGGATCTACATGAAAGTTAGCGAG TGCGGTACATGGTCGCCGTTGCAGGTGAAGAGCAACTTCCGCACGGCCATCACGGTGCCCGAGAAGTGCTGGACGCGCTTCCGGGACATCCTCGCCGACTACTGCGACAAGATGTGCCGCGCGCACCAGCCCCAGGACTCGCACCAG GGAGGCGCGGGCAGCTCGGGGGGCAGCGGCGCCGGGCCCGCGCCCGCcgaccgcgccgcgccgcgcccgctaGACCTA GACACATTCACGGGCAGCGCGCCGAACCGGATTTGA
- the Pur-alpha gene encoding purine-rich binding protein-alpha isoform X9, with protein sequence MSDIGSGDEGISSQKYHGQGMDAGGNNFDSGQQPQEQELATKMLQIQSKRFYLDVKQNRRGRFIKVAEIGADGRRSQIFLAMSTAAEFRDHLSSFSDFYSSLGPPNPDNVPDDGKLKSEMMLKDNRRYYLDLKENSRGRFLRVSQTITRGGPRSQVALPAQGMIEFRDALTDLLDDFGTDDGGFKGELPEGRHLRVDNKNFYFDIGQNNRGIYMKVSEVKSNFRTAITVPEKCWTRFRDILADYCDKMCRAHQPQDSHQDTFTGSAPNRI encoded by the exons AATATCATGGTCAAGGAATGGACGCGGGCGGGAACAATTTTGACTCCG GTCAGCAGCCACAGGAGCAGGAGTTGGCGACGAAGATGCTGCAGATCCAGTCCAAGCGGTTCTACCTGGACGTGAAGCAGAACCGCCGCGGCAGATTCATCAAGGTCGCAGAG ATCGGTGCAGACGGGCGGCGCAGTCAGATCTTCCTGGCGATGTCGACGGCGGCGGAGTTCCGCGACCACCTGTCCAGCTTCAGCGACTTCTACTCGTCGCTGGGCCCGCCTAACCCCGACAACGTGCCCGACGACGGCAAACTCAAGTCAGAAATGATGCTCAAG GACAACCGGCGGTACTACCTGGACCTGAAGGAGAACTCCCGCGGGCGCTTCCTGCGCGTGTCGCAGACCATCACGCGCGGCGGGCCCCGCTCGCAGGTGGCGCTGCCGGCGCAGGGCATGATCGAGTTCCGCGACGCGCTCACCGACCTGCTCGACGACTTCGGCACCGACGACGGCGG CTTCAAAGGCGAGCTGCCCGAGGGCCGGCACTTGCGCGTCGATAACAAGAACTTCTACTTCGACATCGGACAGAACAACCGCGGGATCTACATGAAAGTTAGCGAG GTGAAGAGCAACTTCCGCACGGCCATCACGGTGCCCGAGAAGTGCTGGACGCGCTTCCGGGACATCCTCGCCGACTACTGCGACAAGATGTGCCGCGCGCACCAGCCCCAGGACTCGCACCAG GACACATTCACGGGCAGCGCGCCGAACCGGATTTGA
- the Pur-alpha gene encoding purine-rich binding protein-alpha isoform X2, translated as MSDIGSGDEGISSQKYHGQGMDAGGNNFDSGQQPQEQELATKMLQIQSKRFYLDVKQNRRGRFIKVAEIGADGRRSQIFLAMSTAAEFRDHLSSFSDFYSSLGPPNPDNVPDDGKLKSEMMLKDNRRYYLDLKENSRGRFLRVSQTITRGGPRSQVALPAQGMIEFRDALTDLLDDFGTDDGGFKGELPEGRHLRVDNKNFYFDIGQNNRGIYMKVSECGTWSPLQVKSNFRTAITVPEKCWTRFRDILADYCDKMCRAHQPQDSHQGGAGSSGGSGAGPAPADRAAPRPLDLDTFTGSAPNRI; from the exons AATATCATGGTCAAGGAATGGACGCGGGCGGGAACAATTTTGACTCCG GTCAGCAGCCACAGGAGCAGGAGTTGGCGACGAAGATGCTGCAGATCCAGTCCAAGCGGTTCTACCTGGACGTGAAGCAGAACCGCCGCGGCAGATTCATCAAGGTCGCAGAG ATCGGTGCAGACGGGCGGCGCAGTCAGATCTTCCTGGCGATGTCGACGGCGGCGGAGTTCCGCGACCACCTGTCCAGCTTCAGCGACTTCTACTCGTCGCTGGGCCCGCCTAACCCCGACAACGTGCCCGACGACGGCAAACTCAAGTCAGAAATGATGCTCAAG GACAACCGGCGGTACTACCTGGACCTGAAGGAGAACTCCCGCGGGCGCTTCCTGCGCGTGTCGCAGACCATCACGCGCGGCGGGCCCCGCTCGCAGGTGGCGCTGCCGGCGCAGGGCATGATCGAGTTCCGCGACGCGCTCACCGACCTGCTCGACGACTTCGGCACCGACGACGGCGG CTTCAAAGGCGAGCTGCCCGAGGGCCGGCACTTGCGCGTCGATAACAAGAACTTCTACTTCGACATCGGACAGAACAACCGCGGGATCTACATGAAAGTTAGCGAG TGCGGTACATGGTCGCCGTTGCAGGTGAAGAGCAACTTCCGCACGGCCATCACGGTGCCCGAGAAGTGCTGGACGCGCTTCCGGGACATCCTCGCCGACTACTGCGACAAGATGTGCCGCGCGCACCAGCCCCAGGACTCGCACCAG GGAGGCGCGGGCAGCTCGGGGGGCAGCGGCGCCGGGCCCGCGCCCGCcgaccgcgccgcgccgcgcccgctaGACCTA GACACATTCACGGGCAGCGCGCCGAACCGGATTTGA
- the Pur-alpha gene encoding purine-rich binding protein-alpha isoform X5, with the protein MLEYHGQGMDAGGNNFDSGQQPQEQELATKMLQIQSKRFYLDVKQNRRGRFIKVAEIGADGRRSQIFLAMSTAAEFRDHLSSFSDFYSSLGPPNPDNVPDDGKLKSEMMLKDNRRYYLDLKENSRGRFLRVSQTITRGGPRSQVALPAQGMIEFRDALTDLLDDFGTDDGGFKGELPEGRHLRVDNKNFYFDIGQNNRGIYMKVSECGTWSPLQVKSNFRTAITVPEKCWTRFRDILADYCDKMCRAHQPQDSHQGGAGSSGGSGAGPAPADRAAPRPLDLDTFTGSAPNRI; encoded by the exons AATATCATGGTCAAGGAATGGACGCGGGCGGGAACAATTTTGACTCCG GTCAGCAGCCACAGGAGCAGGAGTTGGCGACGAAGATGCTGCAGATCCAGTCCAAGCGGTTCTACCTGGACGTGAAGCAGAACCGCCGCGGCAGATTCATCAAGGTCGCAGAG ATCGGTGCAGACGGGCGGCGCAGTCAGATCTTCCTGGCGATGTCGACGGCGGCGGAGTTCCGCGACCACCTGTCCAGCTTCAGCGACTTCTACTCGTCGCTGGGCCCGCCTAACCCCGACAACGTGCCCGACGACGGCAAACTCAAGTCAGAAATGATGCTCAAG GACAACCGGCGGTACTACCTGGACCTGAAGGAGAACTCCCGCGGGCGCTTCCTGCGCGTGTCGCAGACCATCACGCGCGGCGGGCCCCGCTCGCAGGTGGCGCTGCCGGCGCAGGGCATGATCGAGTTCCGCGACGCGCTCACCGACCTGCTCGACGACTTCGGCACCGACGACGGCGG CTTCAAAGGCGAGCTGCCCGAGGGCCGGCACTTGCGCGTCGATAACAAGAACTTCTACTTCGACATCGGACAGAACAACCGCGGGATCTACATGAAAGTTAGCGAG TGCGGTACATGGTCGCCGTTGCAGGTGAAGAGCAACTTCCGCACGGCCATCACGGTGCCCGAGAAGTGCTGGACGCGCTTCCGGGACATCCTCGCCGACTACTGCGACAAGATGTGCCGCGCGCACCAGCCCCAGGACTCGCACCAG GGAGGCGCGGGCAGCTCGGGGGGCAGCGGCGCCGGGCCCGCGCCCGCcgaccgcgccgcgccgcgcccgctaGACCTA GACACATTCACGGGCAGCGCGCCGAACCGGATTTGA
- the Pur-alpha gene encoding purine-rich binding protein-alpha isoform X7 — MDAGGNNFDSGQQPQEQELATKMLQIQSKRFYLDVKQNRRGRFIKVAEIGADGRRSQIFLAMSTAAEFRDHLSSFSDFYSSLGPPNPDNVPDDGKLKSEMMLKDNRRYYLDLKENSRGRFLRVSQTITRGGPRSQVALPAQGMIEFRDALTDLLDDFGTDDGGFKGELPEGRHLRVDNKNFYFDIGQNNRGIYMKVSECGTWSPLQVKSNFRTAITVPEKCWTRFRDILADYCDKMCRAHQPQDSHQGGAGSSGGSGAGPAPADRAAPRPLDLDTFTGSAPNRI, encoded by the exons ATGGACGCGGGCGGGAACAATTTTGACTCCG GTCAGCAGCCACAGGAGCAGGAGTTGGCGACGAAGATGCTGCAGATCCAGTCCAAGCGGTTCTACCTGGACGTGAAGCAGAACCGCCGCGGCAGATTCATCAAGGTCGCAGAG ATCGGTGCAGACGGGCGGCGCAGTCAGATCTTCCTGGCGATGTCGACGGCGGCGGAGTTCCGCGACCACCTGTCCAGCTTCAGCGACTTCTACTCGTCGCTGGGCCCGCCTAACCCCGACAACGTGCCCGACGACGGCAAACTCAAGTCAGAAATGATGCTCAAG GACAACCGGCGGTACTACCTGGACCTGAAGGAGAACTCCCGCGGGCGCTTCCTGCGCGTGTCGCAGACCATCACGCGCGGCGGGCCCCGCTCGCAGGTGGCGCTGCCGGCGCAGGGCATGATCGAGTTCCGCGACGCGCTCACCGACCTGCTCGACGACTTCGGCACCGACGACGGCGG CTTCAAAGGCGAGCTGCCCGAGGGCCGGCACTTGCGCGTCGATAACAAGAACTTCTACTTCGACATCGGACAGAACAACCGCGGGATCTACATGAAAGTTAGCGAG TGCGGTACATGGTCGCCGTTGCAGGTGAAGAGCAACTTCCGCACGGCCATCACGGTGCCCGAGAAGTGCTGGACGCGCTTCCGGGACATCCTCGCCGACTACTGCGACAAGATGTGCCGCGCGCACCAGCCCCAGGACTCGCACCAG GGAGGCGCGGGCAGCTCGGGGGGCAGCGGCGCCGGGCCCGCGCCCGCcgaccgcgccgcgccgcgcccgctaGACCTA GACACATTCACGGGCAGCGCGCCGAACCGGATTTGA